One window of the Janthinobacterium sp. PAMC25594 genome contains the following:
- the rlmN gene encoding 23S rRNA (adenine(2503)-C(2))-methyltransferase RlmN, whose product MNTTTLTNLLDLDPAQLIAYCAELGEKPFRAKQLQRWIHQFGASDFDAMTDLAKSLRDKLATRAEVRAPAVISDHTSTDGTRKWLVDVGNGNAVETVFIPEENRGTLCISTQAGCAVNCRFCSTGKQGFNRNLSVGEIIGQLWMAEFELRRTKGIEPGPKGERQITNVVMMGMGEPLLNFEPTVTALKLMLDDNAYGLSRRRVTLSTSGVVPMMDKLSQEVPVALAVSLHASNDALRDGLIPLNKKYPLKELMAACKRYLEFAPRDFITFEYCMLDGVNDSDEHAHELLALVQDREFGVNCKFNLIPFNPFPESGLFRSKNPRIKAFAQVLMDGGIITTVRKTRGDDIDAACGQLAGEVKDRTRVQERMEKMTEYQQKFGANFGKIVEIRS is encoded by the coding sequence ATGAATACGACGACCCTCACCAACTTGCTGGACCTCGATCCCGCGCAACTCATCGCCTACTGCGCCGAGTTGGGAGAGAAACCGTTTCGTGCGAAACAATTGCAGCGTTGGATACACCAGTTCGGCGCTTCCGATTTTGACGCCATGACGGACCTGGCCAAGTCGCTGCGCGACAAGTTGGCCACGCGCGCCGAAGTGCGCGCCCCGGCCGTCATCAGCGACCACACGTCGACCGATGGCACGCGCAAGTGGCTCGTTGACGTGGGCAATGGCAATGCCGTGGAAACCGTGTTCATTCCGGAAGAAAACCGCGGCACCCTGTGCATCTCGACCCAGGCCGGCTGCGCCGTGAACTGCCGTTTCTGCTCGACGGGCAAGCAGGGCTTCAACCGCAACCTCAGCGTTGGCGAAATCATCGGCCAGCTGTGGATGGCGGAATTCGAATTGCGCCGTACCAAGGGCATCGAGCCTGGCCCGAAAGGCGAGCGCCAGATCACCAACGTGGTGATGATGGGCATGGGCGAACCCCTGCTGAACTTTGAGCCGACCGTCACGGCCCTGAAATTGATGCTCGACGACAACGCCTACGGCCTGTCGCGCCGCCGCGTGACCCTGTCGACCTCGGGCGTGGTGCCGATGATGGACAAGCTGTCGCAGGAAGTGCCGGTGGCCCTGGCCGTCTCGCTGCACGCCTCGAACGACGCCTTGCGCGATGGGCTGATTCCACTGAACAAGAAGTACCCGCTGAAGGAATTGATGGCGGCCTGCAAGCGCTACCTGGAATTCGCCCCGCGCGATTTCATCACGTTTGAATACTGCATGCTCGATGGCGTCAACGACAGCGACGAGCACGCGCACGAACTGCTGGCGCTGGTGCAAGACCGCGAGTTCGGCGTGAACTGCAAGTTCAACCTGATTCCGTTTAATCCTTTCCCCGAGTCGGGCCTGTTCCGCTCGAAAAACCCGCGCATCAAGGCGTTTGCCCAGGTACTGATGGATGGCGGCATCATCACCACCGTGCGCAAGACGCGCGGCGACGATATCGATGCGGCCTGCGGCCAGCTGGCCGGCGAAGTCAAGGACCGCACGCGGGTGCAGGAACGCATGGAAAAGATGACCGAGTATCAGCAAAAATTCGGCGCCAATTTCGGCAAGATCGTGGAGATCCGCTCCTGA
- the pilW gene encoding type IV pilus biogenesis/stability protein PilW yields MAYPGALAAAVVSLGVLLAGCAATADKEQAASVEQRAALRLQLASAYYMQDQFVVALAEAEQAVQLVPDNAQVRGMRALIFVALRQPGAAEKDFLYALRLAPHNPELSNNYGLFLCQTGRAAQSLAYFDAALQDAAYGTPALALHNAAACSLVMQDYPRAASYWLKAERIAPGAAITYAGLVRVYYEQQDYRQAAHYLERLGKVATMESQAADVLWLGIKVQHKLGDAGAEAGLGALLRHHHSGSPEYAAYQNGAFDE; encoded by the coding sequence ATGGCTTATCCTGGCGCACTTGCCGCGGCTGTTGTCAGCCTGGGCGTGCTGCTGGCCGGCTGTGCTGCCACCGCGGACAAGGAGCAAGCCGCATCGGTCGAGCAGCGCGCCGCCTTGCGCTTGCAGCTGGCCAGCGCCTATTATATGCAAGACCAGTTCGTGGTGGCGTTGGCCGAGGCAGAGCAGGCGGTGCAGCTGGTGCCGGACAACGCCCAGGTACGCGGCATGCGCGCCCTGATTTTTGTCGCCCTGCGCCAACCTGGGGCTGCCGAAAAAGATTTTCTTTACGCATTGCGCCTCGCGCCCCACAATCCCGAGTTGAGCAATAATTATGGCCTGTTTCTGTGCCAGACCGGGCGCGCGGCGCAGTCGCTGGCGTATTTTGATGCCGCATTGCAAGATGCCGCCTATGGCACGCCTGCACTGGCGCTGCATAATGCGGCGGCGTGCAGCCTGGTCATGCAAGATTACCCGCGCGCCGCCAGCTACTGGCTCAAGGCGGAGCGCATCGCACCTGGCGCGGCAATCACGTATGCCGGCCTGGTGCGCGTGTATTACGAACAGCAGGACTACCGGCAAGCGGCTCATTACCTTGAGCGGCTCGGTAAAGTAGCGACAATGGAGAGCCAGGCGGCCGATGTGCTGTGGCTCGGGATCAAGGTGCAGCATAAGCTCGGGGATGCGGGTGCGGAAGCTGGCCTGGGGGCGCTTTTGCGCCACCACCATTCCGGCTCCCCCGAATATGCTGCTTATCAAAATGGGGCGTTTGATGAGTGA
- a CDS encoding helix-turn-helix domain-containing protein: MAGAQLKAQREALGWPVEQVADQLKLAPRQVIALEEGDMAALPNLAVVRGFVRAYAKVVRLDAAPLVAMIEVHPAPAQDPAAPVRREISATFSESRFPSMTQRSSNQTPLWIAGAVAVVVAAAFGAYKLGYVPASLLSSHAEKETVHADVGPVETTLIKPGQDLTPVQTPSVPLISVPPPPGNDTQTGAPVSSVASAPAAAVPPAAAPAATAAVTPPVAAAAATVGANTLVLKVEQDSWVEIRRPGSSPLISRMVKAGSTETFDIAGPATLVVGKPGAVQATLRGAKLDLPTVAGGTISRVSIK; encoded by the coding sequence TTGGCAGGCGCACAGTTGAAGGCGCAGCGCGAAGCGCTGGGCTGGCCGGTGGAACAGGTGGCCGACCAGCTCAAGCTGGCGCCACGCCAGGTGATCGCGTTGGAAGAGGGCGACATGGCGGCCTTGCCGAACCTGGCCGTGGTGCGCGGTTTCGTGCGCGCCTACGCCAAGGTGGTGCGTCTCGACGCGGCGCCGCTGGTGGCCATGATCGAAGTCCATCCGGCGCCGGCGCAAGACCCGGCCGCGCCCGTGCGGCGTGAAATTTCCGCCACGTTTTCCGAGTCGCGCTTCCCGTCGATGACGCAGCGCTCGTCGAACCAGACTCCCCTCTGGATCGCCGGCGCCGTGGCCGTCGTCGTGGCGGCCGCCTTTGGCGCCTACAAGCTCGGCTATGTACCGGCCAGCCTGTTGTCCTCGCACGCCGAGAAAGAAACCGTGCATGCGGACGTGGGCCCCGTGGAAACGACCCTGATCAAGCCGGGCCAGGACTTGACGCCCGTGCAGACGCCGTCCGTGCCGCTGATTTCCGTGCCGCCGCCGCCAGGCAACGATACGCAGACGGGCGCGCCTGTCTCCAGCGTCGCTTCGGCGCCTGCCGCCGCCGTGCCGCCAGCAGCTGCTCCGGCGGCGACGGCCGCCGTCACGCCGCCCGTTGCCGCCGCCGCCGCTACCGTGGGCGCGAATACGCTGGTGTTGAAGGTGGAGCAAGATTCCTGGGTGGAAATCCGCCGCCCGGGCAGCTCGCCGTTGATTTCGCGCATGGTCAAGGCGGGCAGCACGGAAACGTTCGATATCGCGGGACCGGCCACCCTGGTGGTGGGCAAGCCGGGTGCCGTGCAGGCAACCTTGCGCGGTGCCAAGCTGGATCTGCCCACCGTTGCCGGTGGCACGATTTCCCGTGTCAGCATCAAATAA
- the ispG gene encoding flavodoxin-dependent (E)-4-hydroxy-3-methylbut-2-enyl-diphosphate synthase, translated as MATSKTAIGSGPSGRRDSRKVLIAHGQRQIWVGGDAPVVVQSMTNTDTADAIGTAIQIKELARAGSELVRLTVDRPEAAAAVPYIREQLDKMDIDVPLVGDFHYNGHTLLNDYPDCARALSKYRINPGNVGKGAKRDTQFAQMIEAACKYDKPVRIGVNWGSLDQALLARIMDENAGRADPWPAQAVMYEALVTSAIENAVRAEELGLGRDKIILSCKVSGVQDLIAVYRELAQRCDYPLHLGLTEAGMGSKGIVASTAALAVLLQEGIGDTIRISLTPEPGGDRTREVIVGQEILQTMGLRKFAPMVIACPGCGRTTSTTFQELADNIQTYLREQMPEWKISYPGVEAMNVAVMGCIVNGPGESKHANIGISLPGTGESPAAPVFVDGEKVVTLRGERIVEEFQDIVLNYVKSHYGAAA; from the coding sequence ATGGCTACCTCGAAAACAGCGATCGGCTCCGGTCCTTCCGGCCGCCGCGACAGCCGCAAGGTACTGATCGCGCACGGCCAGCGTCAGATCTGGGTGGGCGGCGACGCCCCCGTGGTGGTGCAGTCGATGACGAACACGGATACGGCCGACGCCATCGGCACGGCGATCCAGATCAAGGAACTGGCGCGTGCCGGTTCGGAACTGGTGCGCCTGACGGTGGACCGTCCGGAAGCGGCTGCCGCCGTGCCGTATATCCGCGAGCAGCTCGACAAGATGGACATCGACGTGCCGCTGGTGGGCGATTTTCACTATAACGGCCATACCCTGCTCAACGATTACCCCGATTGCGCGCGCGCGCTGTCGAAGTACCGCATCAATCCTGGCAACGTGGGCAAGGGCGCCAAGCGCGACACGCAATTCGCGCAAATGATCGAAGCGGCTTGCAAGTACGACAAGCCGGTGCGCATCGGCGTGAACTGGGGCAGCCTCGACCAGGCCTTGCTGGCGCGCATCATGGATGAAAACGCGGGCCGCGCCGACCCTTGGCCGGCGCAAGCCGTCATGTATGAAGCGCTGGTGACGTCGGCGATTGAAAACGCCGTGCGCGCCGAAGAGCTGGGCCTGGGCCGCGACAAGATCATTCTGTCGTGCAAGGTGTCTGGCGTGCAGGACCTGATCGCCGTGTACCGCGAGCTGGCCCAGCGCTGCGACTATCCGCTGCACCTGGGCCTGACGGAAGCGGGCATGGGCAGCAAGGGCATCGTGGCGTCCACCGCGGCGCTGGCCGTGCTGCTGCAGGAAGGCATCGGCGACACCATCCGCATTTCGCTCACGCCCGAACCGGGCGGCGACCGCACGCGCGAAGTCATCGTCGGCCAGGAAATCCTGCAAACCATGGGCTTGCGCAAGTTCGCGCCGATGGTCATCGCCTGCCCCGGTTGCGGTCGCACGACGTCGACCACCTTCCAGGAGCTGGCCGACAACATCCAGACCTACCTGCGCGAGCAGATGCCGGAATGGAAGATATCGTATCCGGGCGTGGAAGCGATGAACGTGGCCGTCATGGGCTGCATCGTCAACGGTCCCGGCGAATCGAAGCATGCGAACATCGGCATCAGCCTGCCCGGCACGGGCGAGTCGCCGGCCGCGCCTGTGTTTGTCGACGGCGAAAAAGTCGTCACCCTGCGCGGCGAACGCATCGTCGAGGAATTCCAGGACATCGTCCTCAATTATGTTAAAAGCCATTATGGCGCAGCAGCGTAG
- the hisS gene encoding histidine--tRNA ligase, translating into MSENKKAEKITGVKGMNDVLPADAPLWELFENTAQSVLQSYGFQQIRTPIVEETKLFARAIGAVTDIVEKEMYSFTDSMNGDNLTLRPEGTAGVVRAVVEHNLVYEGPKRLWYKGQMFRHERPQKGRYRQFHQFGVEAIGFTGPDIDAEIIMLSRRLWDDLGLEGIRLELNSIGDADERLRHRADLIAYLESHSELLDEEAKRRLHSNPLRILDTKNPAMQDLVNGAPKLLDYLGEESLAHFHGVQKILNHNNIPFTINPRLVRGLDYYNRTVFEWVSDKLGAQGTVCAGGRYDGMVEMFGGKSTPAVGFGMGVERLVLLMKDAAEPEAPAQCDVYLVHQGEQAGLQAFVLAERIRDAGLDVVLHCAASNGGGSFKTQMKKADASGAAFAVIMGDDEIANNVATVKAMREADAGAQQSTVPFDDVVDYVVDQIIGDHDCGHDHGPGGHVHHHH; encoded by the coding sequence ATGTCCGAAAATAAAAAAGCAGAGAAAATTACAGGCGTGAAAGGCATGAATGACGTGCTGCCGGCCGATGCCCCGCTGTGGGAATTGTTTGAAAATACGGCGCAATCCGTGCTGCAAAGCTACGGCTTCCAGCAGATCCGCACGCCGATCGTGGAAGAAACGAAATTGTTCGCGCGCGCCATCGGCGCCGTGACCGATATCGTGGAAAAGGAAATGTACTCGTTCACCGATTCGATGAACGGCGATAACCTGACCCTGCGTCCTGAAGGCACGGCCGGCGTGGTGCGCGCCGTGGTCGAACACAACCTCGTCTACGAAGGCCCGAAACGCCTGTGGTACAAGGGCCAGATGTTCCGCCACGAGCGCCCGCAGAAAGGCCGCTACCGCCAGTTCCACCAGTTCGGCGTGGAAGCCATCGGTTTCACGGGCCCGGATATCGACGCCGAGATCATCATGCTGTCGCGCCGCCTGTGGGATGACCTGGGCCTGGAAGGCATCCGCCTGGAGCTGAACTCGATCGGCGATGCGGACGAGCGCCTGCGCCACCGCGCCGACCTGATCGCCTACCTGGAAAGCCACAGCGAGCTGCTCGACGAAGAAGCCAAGCGCCGCCTGCACAGCAATCCGCTGCGCATCCTCGACACGAAGAACCCAGCCATGCAGGACCTGGTCAATGGCGCACCGAAGCTGCTGGACTACCTGGGCGAGGAATCGCTGGCCCACTTCCACGGCGTGCAGAAGATCTTGAACCACAACAATATCCCGTTCACCATCAATCCACGCCTGGTGCGCGGCCTCGATTACTACAACCGCACGGTGTTCGAGTGGGTCAGCGACAAGCTGGGCGCGCAAGGCACGGTCTGCGCCGGTGGCCGCTATGATGGCATGGTGGAAATGTTCGGTGGCAAATCGACGCCCGCCGTCGGTTTCGGCATGGGCGTCGAACGCCTGGTGCTGCTGATGAAGGATGCGGCCGAGCCGGAAGCCCCGGCCCAGTGCGACGTGTATCTGGTGCACCAGGGCGAGCAGGCAGGCTTGCAAGCGTTCGTGCTGGCCGAGCGGATTCGCGATGCGGGCCTCGACGTTGTGCTACATTGCGCAGCGAGCAACGGTGGCGGCAGCTTCAAGACGCAAATGAAAAAGGCCGATGCCAGCGGCGCGGCGTTTGCCGTGATCATGGGCGACGATGAAATCGCCAACAATGTCGCGACGGTGAAAGCCATGCGCGAAGCCGATGCGGGCGCGCAGCAGAGCACGGTGCCGTTCGACGATGTCGTCGATTACGTGGTGGACCAGATCATCGGCGACCACGATTGCGGCCACGACCACGGTCCTGGCGGCCACGTGCATCACCACCATTGA
- a CDS encoding tetratricopeptide repeat protein — protein sequence MAYDHEEQEQLATLKAWWQRNGNLTSWVLIVALAGYSGWAGWQYYQRTQAAQAGQLYDELQNAIAAKDTAKVMRAAGDMQSRFGGTAYAQMSALAAAKVAFDANDLKTAKTQLQWVAEHGTEEYKAIAKLRLAGVLLDEKAYDEALKVLATATVAQFAGAVADRKGDILVAQNKLADARTAYLAAIAATDKNNPGRQLIQVKLEAIGGTVPEDKAKADKAAA from the coding sequence ATGGCATACGATCACGAAGAACAAGAACAACTGGCAACCCTGAAGGCCTGGTGGCAGCGCAATGGCAATCTGACCTCCTGGGTCCTGATCGTGGCGCTGGCAGGCTACAGCGGCTGGGCTGGCTGGCAGTACTACCAGCGCACGCAGGCCGCGCAAGCGGGCCAGCTGTACGACGAACTGCAAAACGCCATCGCCGCCAAGGACACGGCCAAGGTGATGCGCGCGGCCGGCGACATGCAGTCGCGTTTCGGCGGCACGGCGTATGCGCAGATGAGCGCCCTGGCCGCGGCCAAGGTGGCGTTCGACGCGAACGACCTGAAAACGGCGAAGACCCAGCTGCAATGGGTAGCCGAGCATGGCACGGAAGAGTACAAGGCCATCGCCAAGCTGCGCCTGGCCGGTGTCCTGCTGGACGAAAAAGCCTACGATGAAGCGTTGAAGGTGCTCGCGACGGCCACCGTGGCGCAATTTGCCGGCGCCGTGGCCGACCGCAAGGGCGACATCCTGGTGGCGCAAAACAAGCTGGCCGATGCCCGCACGGCTTACCTGGCCGCGATAGCCGCGACGGACAAGAACAATCCAGGCCGTCAACTGATTCAGGTCAAACTGGAAGCGATTGGCGGTACGGTACCGGAAGACAAGGCCAAGGCTGACAAGGCCGCCGCCTGA
- the bamB gene encoding outer membrane protein assembly factor BamB: protein MRVTEKLVAASLLALMAGCSSWNPFASKDPKVEPAKLVELKSSIAVRDAWKYSIGKAGVYALTPALAGSSLYVVSADGALARLDAASGRETWRVKAGSDITSSAGSDGSVVAVGAAKGAVLAFDADGKQLWKAQASSEVLTAPVVGQGVVVVRSVDNRIVGFDARTGERKWTVQRATPALTLRNAPGMVLGGANVYVAQPGGKLLALTAATGVVRWEIVVSEPRGATELERVSDIAGTPVVFEGEVCAVTYQGKAGCFDAATGVPRWTKPFSSDVGVAVDQRFVFAADSQGAVVAFSREGGQSAWKNEALARRRLSTPASFGRSVAVGDYQGYIHFLSREDGALIGRVSTDGSPIVSAPVVAGSNLIFQTQSGTVTALAVE, encoded by the coding sequence ATGCGTGTCACTGAAAAGCTGGTAGCTGCAAGTCTGTTGGCCCTGATGGCCGGTTGCTCGTCGTGGAACCCGTTCGCCTCGAAAGACCCGAAAGTCGAACCGGCCAAGCTGGTCGAGTTAAAATCGAGCATCGCCGTGCGCGACGCCTGGAAGTATTCGATCGGCAAGGCCGGCGTGTACGCGTTGACGCCGGCGCTGGCCGGCAGCAGCCTGTACGTGGTCAGCGCCGATGGCGCGCTGGCGCGCCTGGATGCGGCCAGCGGCCGTGAAACCTGGCGCGTCAAGGCCGGCAGCGACATCACGTCAAGCGCCGGCAGCGATGGCAGCGTGGTGGCCGTGGGCGCCGCCAAGGGCGCCGTGCTGGCGTTTGACGCCGATGGCAAGCAGCTGTGGAAGGCACAGGCGTCCAGCGAAGTATTGACGGCGCCCGTCGTGGGGCAGGGCGTGGTCGTGGTGCGCAGCGTGGACAACCGCATCGTCGGCTTCGATGCCAGGACGGGCGAGCGCAAGTGGACGGTGCAGCGCGCCACGCCGGCACTGACCCTGCGCAATGCGCCGGGCATGGTGCTGGGCGGCGCGAATGTCTATGTAGCCCAGCCGGGCGGCAAGCTGCTGGCACTGACGGCGGCCACCGGTGTGGTACGCTGGGAGATCGTCGTCAGCGAACCGCGCGGCGCTACCGAACTGGAGCGCGTCTCCGACATCGCCGGCACGCCGGTGGTGTTTGAAGGCGAAGTGTGCGCCGTCACGTACCAGGGCAAGGCGGGCTGCTTCGATGCCGCCACGGGCGTGCCGCGCTGGACCAAGCCGTTCTCGTCCGATGTGGGCGTGGCCGTCGACCAGCGTTTCGTGTTTGCCGCCGACTCCCAGGGCGCGGTGGTGGCGTTCAGCCGCGAAGGCGGCCAGAGTGCCTGGAAGAATGAGGCGCTGGCGCGCCGCCGCCTGTCGACGCCGGCCTCTTTCGGCCGCAGTGTCGCCGTCGGCGACTATCAAGGTTATATCCACTTCCTGTCACGGGAAGATGGCGCATTAATAGGTCGTGTCAGCACCGACGGTAGCCCGATTGTTTCGGCTCCTGTTGTTGCCGGTTCGAATTTGATTTTTCAAACCCAATCAGGGACAGTGACCGCTCTCGCGGTCGAGTAA
- the der gene encoding ribosome biogenesis GTPase Der — protein sequence MKPVIALVGRPNVGKSTLFNRLTRSRDALVADLPGLTRDRHYGEGRVGERPFLVIDTGGFEPVAKEGIMHQMALQTKQAVAEADVVVFIVDGRQGLTPHDKTIVDFLRKSGRPVLLVVNKSEGMRYTAVVSEFYELGMGDPYAISSAHGDGVNDLVEVMLDLAFAQRPDEPEELEKTDRGIKIALVGRPNVGKSTLINTLLGEERVIAFDMPGTTRDSIEIPFERDGQQYTLIDTAGIRRRGKVFEAIEKFSVVKTLQSISEANVVVLMLDAQQDISEQDAHIAGFILESGRALVVAVNKWDGLQSHERDEIKIDIDRKLDFLSFAQMHFISALKGTNIAPLMKSLNAAYAAAMCDLSTPKLTRALIEAVEKQEPRRKGSIRPKLRYAHQGGMNPPVIVIHGNALDAVGDPYKRYLEKHFRDTFALVGTPLRIELRTGKNPFARTPSK from the coding sequence ATGAAGCCGGTAATTGCACTAGTAGGTCGACCCAATGTTGGGAAATCGACTTTATTCAATCGTCTGACCCGCTCGCGCGATGCGCTGGTGGCGGATTTGCCTGGGTTGACGCGCGATCGTCACTATGGCGAAGGCCGTGTCGGCGAACGTCCCTTCCTGGTCATCGATACGGGTGGTTTCGAACCCGTCGCCAAGGAAGGCATCATGCACCAGATGGCACTGCAGACCAAGCAGGCCGTGGCCGAGGCCGACGTGGTGGTGTTCATCGTGGACGGCCGTCAAGGCCTGACCCCGCATGACAAGACCATCGTCGACTTCCTGCGCAAGAGCGGTCGCCCGGTCTTGTTGGTGGTCAACAAAAGCGAAGGCATGCGCTACACGGCCGTCGTGTCCGAATTCTATGAATTGGGCATGGGCGATCCGTATGCGATCTCGTCGGCGCACGGCGACGGCGTCAACGACCTCGTCGAAGTGATGCTGGACCTGGCGTTCGCGCAGCGTCCGGACGAGCCTGAAGAGCTGGAAAAGACCGACCGCGGCATCAAGATCGCCCTCGTCGGCCGCCCGAACGTGGGCAAGTCGACCTTGATCAACACGCTGCTGGGCGAAGAGCGCGTGATCGCCTTCGACATGCCGGGCACGACGCGCGACTCGATCGAGATTCCGTTCGAACGCGATGGCCAGCAATACACCTTGATCGATACGGCCGGTATCCGTCGCCGCGGCAAGGTGTTTGAAGCGATCGAGAAATTCTCGGTGGTGAAAACCCTGCAGTCGATTTCCGAAGCCAACGTGGTGGTGCTGATGCTCGACGCGCAGCAGGATATTTCCGAGCAAGACGCGCATATCGCCGGCTTCATTCTGGAATCGGGCCGCGCGCTGGTGGTGGCCGTGAACAAATGGGATGGCTTGCAATCGCACGAACGCGACGAGATCAAGATCGATATCGACCGCAAGCTCGATTTCCTGTCGTTCGCGCAGATGCATTTCATTTCGGCGCTGAAGGGCACCAACATCGCTCCATTGATGAAGTCGCTCAACGCCGCGTATGCGGCCGCCATGTGCGACCTGTCGACGCCGAAGCTGACGCGCGCCCTGATCGAGGCCGTGGAGAAGCAGGAGCCGCGCCGCAAGGGGTCGATTCGTCCGAAGCTGCGCTATGCCCACCAGGGCGGCATGAACCCGCCTGTGATCGTTATTCACGGCAATGCGCTCGACGCCGTTGGCGACCCGTACAAGCGCTATCTGGAAAAACACTTCCGCGATACGTTTGCCCTCGTCGGCACGCCGCTGCGCATCGAACTGCGCACGGGTAAAAACCCGTTTGCGCGCACGCCAAGTAAGTAA
- the hfq gene encoding RNA chaperone Hfq, translating to MSNKGQLLQDPFLNALRKEHVPVSIYLVNGIKLQGHIESFDQYVVLLRNTVTQMVYKHAISTVVPARAVNLNIESEAE from the coding sequence ATGAGCAACAAAGGGCAACTGTTACAAGACCCATTCCTCAATGCATTACGCAAAGAGCATGTTCCTGTCTCGATCTACCTGGTCAATGGCATTAAATTGCAGGGCCATATCGAATCGTTCGATCAATATGTCGTATTGCTGCGCAATACGGTGACACAGATGGTGTACAAGCATGCCATCTCGACAGTGGTGCCGGCCCGTGCCGTCAATCTCAATATTGAATCTGAAGCGGAGTAA
- the hflX gene encoding GTPase HflX, producing the protein MRAVLVGVDFGHSDFAASMEELMLLSRSAGADPISTITAKRSSPDSAYFVGSGKADEIGDIVVNDGLEIVIFNHALSPAQQRNLEKRLNVRVLDRTSLILDIFAQRAKSHEGKLQVELAQLQHLATRLIRGWTHLERQKGGIGLRGPGETQLETDRRLIGDRVKALRARLEKLHKQRETQRRARGRNHTFSVSLVGYTNAGKSTLFNAVTKAGVYVADQLFATLDTTSRRVYLGQEVGNVVISDTVGFVRELPHQLVAAFRATLEETIHADLLLHVVDAASPVRMEQIEQVNLVLKEIGADHIPQILVWNKIDAAGLEPSVERDEYATISRVFVSAQKGSGLDLLRDAIVEMARKAPRSAHLYQNDAAPQEDQLDGQYDQHDGAAPDQDEEPGEDDRISTHSQVGTR; encoded by the coding sequence ATGCGCGCCGTACTAGTCGGGGTTGACTTCGGTCACAGCGACTTCGCCGCCAGCATGGAAGAACTCATGCTGTTGTCGCGTTCGGCTGGCGCGGACCCGATTTCCACCATCACGGCCAAGCGTTCCAGTCCCGATTCCGCGTATTTCGTCGGCAGCGGCAAGGCCGATGAAATTGGCGACATCGTCGTCAACGATGGCCTGGAAATCGTCATCTTCAACCATGCCCTCTCACCTGCCCAGCAGCGCAATCTGGAAAAGCGCCTGAATGTGCGGGTGCTCGACCGTACCAGCCTGATCCTCGACATCTTCGCGCAGCGCGCCAAGAGCCACGAGGGCAAGCTGCAAGTCGAGCTGGCCCAGTTGCAGCATCTGGCCACGCGCCTGATCCGCGGCTGGACCCACCTTGAGCGGCAAAAGGGCGGTATCGGCTTGCGCGGTCCCGGCGAGACGCAGCTCGAGACCGACCGCCGGCTGATCGGCGACCGTGTCAAGGCCTTGCGCGCGCGCCTGGAAAAGCTGCACAAGCAACGCGAAACGCAGCGCCGCGCGCGCGGCCGCAATCACACATTCTCGGTGTCCCTGGTCGGCTATACCAATGCCGGCAAGTCGACCCTGTTCAATGCCGTGACCAAGGCCGGCGTGTATGTTGCCGACCAGTTGTTCGCCACGCTCGACACCACCTCGCGCCGGGTTTACCTGGGCCAGGAAGTGGGTAACGTGGTGATCTCCGACACGGTCGGCTTCGTGCGCGAATTGCCGCATCAGCTGGTGGCCGCGTTCCGTGCCACGCTCGAAGAAACCATCCATGCCGATTTGCTGCTGCATGTCGTCGACGCCGCGTCGCCGGTACGCATGGAGCAGATCGAGCAGGTCAACCTGGTCTTGAAAGAGATCGGCGCCGATCACATTCCGCAAATCCTCGTGTGGAACAAGATCGACGCGGCCGGGCTGGAGCCTTCGGTGGAGCGCGACGAATATGCTACGATCAGTCGCGTCTTCGTCAGTGCGCAGAAGGGCAGCGGGCTCGACCTGCTGCGCGATGCGATTGTCGAGATGGCCAGGAAGGCGCCTCGTTCGGCGCACCTGTATCAGAACGACGCAGCACCGCAGGAAGATCAGTTGGACGGTCAGTACGACCAGCACGATGGCGCCGCCCCGGACCAGGACGAAGAGCCTGGCGAGGACGATAGGATTTCCACCCACTCCCAAGTCGGAACACGATAG